In Melioribacteraceae bacterium, the genomic stretch ATTTTGCAGTCGGTACACACAAAAGTATTTTGGATGGAAATAAAACCTCTGTCTTTTTGACCAACAATAATAGTTTTATAACCACATTCTCCACAAATATATCTATACTTCTGTCCCATTATTTACTAAATATTATTTCATTAGTTTGAGTATTTACTAGTCTAAGAACTCTTGAGTAATACATAAAGCAAAAGACCTTCTCATTGCAAAAACTTAGTTTTATTAAAGTGTTGTTTACATACTTTCGATAATAATTGGCAAAGAATATTGATAAGTAAGCAACTAGGATTAGATTCCATGCGAAATAATTGTCAGTATATATAAAGTAGCCTATAAGTCCTACCGTGATAATGGTACTCAGTGTATTTATTTTTATAAAGGCACTAATGAAATTGGATGCATATGGAATTATTAGTAATAACAAAAATAGATAGTTCCCATTCCAAACGCCAAATGTAGCAGAAGCAATAGCAATTATATTTGGCATATTGATTATAAGTCTTGCGATTGACTTTTGTTCTTTTGGTGCCATATAGTTGAATTTATCGTATATGTCGCCAATTCCTAGAAATGGTTGAAAATGTCCTGATTTTAATTTGTCCAATAGATTCTCGAATGAAAGATGATTTAGTTCATCTAACTCTTTTAATGTCGTTGGGGCGTCAATGTTTCTATGAACCTTCAAATTCTTAATCTGTTGTTCAACTATGTCGATTGTCTCTTGTGTTTTCATGGTCTAAATTTTCTATGCGGCTTGCCACCAACGCTTGTGCATGTGACGTAGCGGGGTTTAGGAGGACTTAGCAATGAAGCGAAGCGGAATGCTAAGGCCGACCTGCTGCGCCTTGTCCCACACACTGAAACGAAATTAAGAAACAAAACTTAAATGCAACACCGAGCCCCCGCTATGGCACATGCATTTTGTTGGCGGCTGGGCCATTCACTCAACTCTCTATATCTCTCTCTGGGTTTTCGATGTCCTCTCTGTCCAGTTGAGTCGAATATTCTCTCCAACTGTCAATTAGCCAAGGTGGTAATTGGTCATGTCGTCTTACAGAAACTCTTGCGTTAGCATACGGCATGTGTGGTGCTAAAACTGTTCTCACTAACAAGTTGTCGGGGTTTATTTGAATTGGTGCAACCAAGTCCGGCATTTGCGCAATATTCTCTCTACTTTTTAAATAGAGTGGAACAATGAACTGCATTTTTCCAAAATACCAATATGACAATTGTAGATTCCTATTCAACGACCATTGAATTGCTCCAGCAATAGCACACATTTGAGCAACTGGTGGTGCCTCTTGTAAAAATGAAACACGCTCGTCATTGTCACCAAGAATGTGGTCGTGCATCATTACTATTTCGGCTCCCAAAGGTATGTTTGGTCTGTCCGGTATTTGTGGAGCGGAGGGTAAACTTGGCGCAGAAATTTGAGAACCAATTTTTCTCAAGTACCAAGGTTGTCGGTTGGCCATTTGATTTCTCTCTATAACCAAGTATAAAGGAGTCCCATATCTTGTTTGTAGATTTCCAGCCGTCACATACCATTGTCTGTCGCTGGTGGTGAATTGTCCCTGTTCAATGCTCCACGGAATTTGAACCGCTAAATATTTCTCAAGTGCATAGTTATCATTTCCCCATTCTTCGTTCAACGCTTCTCTTGCAAGCTGTCCTAAAACTTCTGGAGGAATGAAAATTAGTCTGTGTAGTCTGTCGACAACTCTATTTGTCAAAGGACTCCCGAGTTGCTCTAATAATTCTTCCTTTGTCACCATAGCTGAATTTTTTTAATGGCCTTGCCGCCAACGTGGGTGCATATTGCGTGGCGTTTATGGAATGCGCAATGTCCACCGTTGCAGGACGAAGATAGGAGAGATGCGCGAATTAGCCAAGCGTCCCCCGCCATGCAATATGCACAGTGTTGTGCACCGTGCATTCTGTCGAACGTTATAAAGAAACGAGTCTAAGTCTACAGTTATAAAATGTTATCATGAAACCAAGTCCTTGTCGCCCGAAGTAGACAGATGTGCGGTGTCAACACGTGCGCGCGGGCAAAAGCCTAAACTATCTGCGGACCATAATTTTGATTATCAAGCCGAAAACTGTCTGCGCACACGTGTCCCAATTTGTCTTTTGATACAGTCGCGGAACCGTCTACCGAAGCCGACATTGTCTCACAGTCAGCAAACGTAATTTTGAAACTTGATTGTCGCGCGGTGGCAGTGGAGATGAACGAAGTAGATTGCGTGTCTGCCGTTAACTACGATTGAAAAACGGTTTATGAATTCTACGTTGTCACCCATTGCGAAGCTCGCAATTCGCATGGTGCACAACGTTTTGTGTTTATTTAGTTGCGGGAGTAGGAGGGCTTAAAAATGGAGCGAAGCGGAATGTTAAGCCCGACTTGCTCCGCAACTGTCCGCCTACAGCGGACTAAATTAAGAAACCAAAACTTGATAGCCAACACCGTACCCCGCAATTAAATAAACACGGTGTTAGCGCCTGTGCCCTTCTTCCCGTCATTCGTTAATTGTACACCGTTTTAAAGGCAATGTGTCAGCCGAATTGTTTTGTAAAACTAAAGTCGTGCGCGGGGCAACCGTAACTGTTAACTTTTGATTAACACTATGTCCTTACTACTTTGTCCGTGTGGTTCATGGTCGGCACTCTTGCTAAAGCTTTGGATGTGTGCAGGTTTGCGCAGCTTTAGCATGTGTGCCGTTGTGTTGTGAATTGTTATGTCTATTTGATGTACTCCCATATAGTATCATCTGTTTTGAAAATAACTAGCATTGAATAATCCTCGGCAATCAATACGAGAACGTTTTCGTCATTTTCGGTATCATAGTAAAGACTTTTCTTAAAGACTGTACTTCCTTTTTCTCCATAACCAGTATCCTTTATGTGACCAAACCATGGCAGCCCAGGTGCGTTAGATTGGCCAGGTTTAAGGACGGTAAAAAGTCTTTTCATTTGTGGGTCATTCGGAGTTTCGAAAATAACTCGGAATGGGCCTGTGGTTGTACTCAATACTCGCTCTTGTGTACCAGAAGATGTTTCAACACTTGCCTTCTTTACTAATTTAGAAAAAGTATAGGTTTGAGAAAAGGCTGTCACAGCGGATAGCAAAATAGTAATTATTAATATGTAGGGTTTCATAGAAAGTGCTTTGATTTCAAGTAGATAGACTTATTTATATTTCTTTAAAGTGAAGCGCACGGAAAAGGTTTTGTAACTCATGTAAATATTTTAGATAAACAGCACTGCCATAACCATCTTTTAGGTGCATCCAAACTCTTATGCCATCATTATCATAAGGGAATTCTATATCAAGATGGTTTTTAATATTTGAATTGGGGACTCTATCAGCTGATAATTTAAAAGTATTTCCATTATCGCGATGCCAACCTAATTTATTTAATAATTTTTCAGTAAACCGAATCCCGGTAATTTCTTTTATAGGAATAGTACCTGAATCAGATTCATCAAAGATATTTATTCCTTGAACACTCTCTTTGTAAATTTCATTTATTAAAAATGCACGACCTGAATAGTCAACAATGTTGCCGATTCTTAAATCAAATGCTTCAATGCTTTTCATGTGATTGAATTTGAATGTGTTTGCGAAATCTATAAATCTAAAACGAAACTCAGAAAACAGAGAAAAGGCCAATCGAATTTTGTTTACCTAATCCTAATTAACGGTACATAATCTGATAAAAGCTTCACTTTCTCCGTTAATGGTTTAAGAGTGATTTCTGAGTCATTAGGGAGATTTATTGATTCGGGCATAACGTCAATAAGATTTTTTAGGTACGTTGATTTTATAGCATAATTTACATTTTCAGATTTAAAGAATTCTCTATTTAATCCAGATGATGTTATGCCAACTAAGTTTCCTTTTTCATCAAATAATGGACCGCCACTATTGCCAGGTTGAATTGGGGCGGAAATTTGGTAGACAGTAACATCTCCTTGAATACCGGTTTTTGAGCTGATTTTGCCATCAGTAAACTTAACTTCTTCGCCCATCACATTGGCAATTGGATAACCTAGAGCAAAAACACTAGTGCCTACATCTTTAATGTTGGTACTGAAGACATAGGGGATTTTATTTAGTTTTTTAAAATTTGGGTCGTCAATTTTGATTATGGCTAAATCATTTTGTTTGTCTGAAACGATAACTTTTGCTTTATAGATGTGCTTTGTGCCTTTTTGAAAATATTCAATTTGAATATCATTTGCGTCTTGAATAACATGGTAATTGGTTGCGATGTATCCATTTTCATTAATGAAAAAGCCAGACCCATTACCTTTCCAGTTATCGCCTTTTGATTCTTTGGGTGCTTTTGCTTCTAATTCTTCTTTAGATAAAAATTCCTTTATTATTAAATTTTCTAAAATATATTCACCTATTCCCGTAGCTAAAATACCATGATAATTTCCACGCAAGTCTTTAGGCTTATCTCTATGAACTACTTGGCCATTTATAGAGAATATAAATTCATCTTCAAACTTAAAGACCTTTAACATATTACGCTTGTTACCTGTATTGATAACATTTGATTTTGTCCAATCAGCTATTTTGAGTTGAACCCCTTCAAAGTAACCAGTTATTTTGTAAGACCCATATTCCGATATAACAAAGCTGAAGTAATTGTTCCAATCTTTAAAGCCAAATAGTAAACCATATCCTTCCTGTCCTTTGCCCTTCGTTTTATGGATAATACATTCAATTGAATAACTGGATTTTTGGTCAAGTGTAATGTAATTCCATCTAGCAATTGACTCAGTCTTTGGCAAGGATAAAAGCAGTTGGTTACTTGGATTTATTGATGATTCAGAACTCGCTACTTTAGATACCCATATATCCTTATTTAAAGTAAAGTTTTCAGTGTAGACAAGCGCACCAAGTCCATTCTCATCGTACTCTACATACTTATTGTCTACCAAATTGCCATTTTCATAAAGAGCCAGAAGCCTTGGTTTACCGGTTTTATGCCATTGCTTATATTCACCATTAAGAATACCGTAGTTATAGTTAGCTTCTTGCGCTATTTGACCATTGTCATAATAGAAAGTATTCTTTCCATTAATACGATTATTCATGTAGTATCTTTTCTGTTGGATTTTCCCATTTTTAAAATACCAAGTAGCTTCATATTCGTGAAAATTCTTTCCCTCATCATCATAATCAAGATAAACTGCAAAGAATTCTGATTGTAGTTCACCAGTTATGTAGTAATCTTTAATAATGCCTTTAGGCTTGTTGGGTGCTTCATAAGTTACTAATCGGTAGTAGGCAGCTTCTTTTTGAGTACATCTCTTCCAATCTGCATTAAAGTATTCAGTTAAGCGAGTTCCAATTTCAGGCTTGTAGCCAGATTGCTTTTCTGAAATTTTTGGAACGGGGACATACTCTTGAAGATATGTTTCAGTTCCATCAAAATTCTTGTATTTACCTGTATGCAATCTATCTGAAACAAAAAAACCGTCAAGTACTGAACCATTAGGTAACGTTAATATTCCTTTACCGTGCCTTCTGTAATTAATAAATTCACCTTCATATTTAGAGCCTTCATCTGTAGTTACTGAGCCAAATCCAATGAGTTGACCGTTTAGGAATGTTCCTTTAAAAACGGAACCATCTTTGTGACTAAATGTTCCTTTTCCCTGTCTGATTCCATTCTGATATTCACCTTCATAGGTTGATTCATACTCACCATTCTTATACTTTGTTAATTTACCAAAGCCATTAGCCTTGCCATTAATGCAGTCACCTTCCCATTTCATGGAAACTCCATCACTATAATAAGGGTCTAGAATTTTGCACCCAGTATTGTTTACTAAAACCCACTCATCCTTTAAAGTTTGTGCTTGTGAAATAAGAGTAGTTAATAGTGCTAAAGTTAAGGTCAGCAGTCTCATAACGTAAAGGGTTAAAGTGTTTCTATATTTGAATTTAATTTTAATTCAGAAATAAAAAAATGTTTGAAATCAGCTTTGTGGCTTGGCTCTTGCCATTGCTTTGATTGTGTGTTGCATGTGCGGCAATGGTAAGTGCCAAAAGCGCTGGCGAGAATTTTTCTCGGTTGCAGTGCGGCTGGAAATTCTTCGGTCCGATTTGTTTTGTTTTCAAGTCCCCGCTATGAATGAAACGTGTACTTGTCCCCGTGATGGATTTTAGTTTGAAATGGAGTCCGAAGTCGTTCTTTTTCATTTTGTTGTCAATTGTCGGGTTACACTGAGGGCATTGGCGCTAACGTTTTGTGTTTAAAGAGTTGCGGGCGTAGGAGGGTTTAAAAATGGAACGAAGTGGAATGTTAAACCCGACCTGCTGCGCAACTCTCCACGGTTAAGTACGAAATTAAGAAACCGCTTTGAATAAGGACACAACACCCCGCAATTATTTAAACACGGTGTTGGCAGCTGTGGCTATGTCCACCGCTATTTTTGAAATCTTAATTATTAGTCCTTATTGATGGTCAGATTTTTTACTCCGTTTTTCATGAATTCATTAAAATACTTATCCAGGTGTTTTTCTTCTCCCAAGAGTCTTTCTTCGATTGTCATTTTATCTACTTTCTTTCCTAGTTCGTTCTCCAAGTCTCTTTCAGCAAGTTTATGAGCTAACTCGTCCCAAAAGATATGGCCGTCATACTTGTGAATTGTGTCCTCCATTTCGTATTCAAATTTTGTTGTCGGTAAGAACCGTCCAAATTCGTTTGAAAATTCAACCAAGTCATTGTCAGCGTGAGCAAAGATGAATTGTTCTAATTCTTGTTCTCGTTTGAATTTTATTTCAAAGTCGTCCTCGTGGGACTCAAGCATCCATTTTCCCAAATAGAAAATTTTTAATAACGAGTCAAACTGTTGTCGGTTTAGATTGAGTTGAATTTTGTCTGTTGCCATTAGTTGGGATTTTTTTGTTAAGCCATTGCTGCCAATGTTTGGGTTTGTTTAGTGGCGGATAAATCCGGAGGATTTGTCCGCCTACACGAATATAAATAAACTTGTTGACACTACGGGCGACTGTGTCGCCCGCCATTAAACAAACCCGGTGTTGGCAGCTGGGCCATTTAGTCCTCACTTTAATATCTTGGTCGTCCTTAAGGTCGTTGTTATTTGTCGTGCTTCTCTGATAACATCAACTGGGTAATTTGATAATTCTAATATTTTAATCGCATTTCTTGTCCTTAGTTGCCCTGCTTTTATACAGTGGTCGAAATGAAGTTCATTTTTTTCAACTGTCTCGGTGAAGTGATACAAATCATATTCGTTGTCAAGCATGTCAGCCAACTCAATGTCATGGGTAGATACAGCCACAATATTCTCTTTGCGATTTAAATATGACAGAATTGCTTTGGCGGAAGCAATTCTCTCAATCGTGTTAGTCCCTTTAAATACCTCATCTAATATGAACAGGTTTTGATGAGAGGATTCAACTTGCCCTAATAATGAACCCATAATATTAACTTCTTGAAAATAATAACTTTTGCCATCAAATAGATTATCATCTATTCTAATTGATGAAAATTGTTTAAGAATTGGTGAAGTGAATTCGTCAGCGTAGCAAGTATAAATTGTTTGAGCCAATATTGAATTGATTGCCAAGGTTCTCAGAAAAGTTGACTTTCCAGACATATTTGAACCTGTTATCAAAATGCTCTTTCCGTTTATTAATAAGTCATTTTTAACACAATCTTCAATCAAGGGGTGAAATATTCCTTTCGCATGAAATACTTTTGAACAGGAAACAAAAGTTGGAATGCAGGTCTTGATTTTTCCCGCTCTCAATGATGCCACTGAAATTGAACTATCAATACTACCAACATAGTCAAACAGTATTTGAATTGATGCTTTTTTATTCTCTAACTCCTTTGTTATCCGAAAAAGCGTAAAGACTTCTATTAGAAAAATTGCCTTTATTAGCTCAGTCAAATATGTCCCTAATTGACTTAGTTCAGATTGAATTCCTGTCCCATTGTCAAAGTTTATAAATGCTACTTTTTGCTGAAATGACTTTAAGTTTGATATGCTATCTTCAATTGACTTGTCATGAAATTGGTCACCCTTCTTTATTAAGACCTTTGAAACGTAAATCAGATTGTTCAATTGTGGAAATGACCTTAGAAATTGAAATGTATTATTCTTATTCCAGTAGTGTAAGAACATGTTTAATGTAACTGGAACAATAAGAGCTATTATTAGCACTGGAAATTTAAACGATAGAGCCACCAAGCCTACAACAATAATAATATCCAAGATGAGAAGGTTAAACCATTTTGGCTTTTCTAATAGTTTATCCATCAATAAGGATGATATATAGTAAGCTCCGTTATTATTTAGTTTAATAAGTTCTAACTGAACTTCTTCTCTTAGTTGTTTATCGGTGGAAAATAAGTTGATGAGTCCTTCCGCTTGGTCGGTAGTATTATTTGTTGGTTCTAGTAGTTTTTTATACAGGAACTGCTGTCCAACTTTGCTGGTTGTTCTGTCGATAAATGCAAAGAGTCCATAAAAGTCTATGTCCTCGATTGTTTGGTCAGTCAGTCGATGAAACTTGCTGTCCTTAACAGTGTCTGCATATTTAGAAATGCTATCAAAGTCAAACGACTCTTTTTTTGGATTGCCCCAACCTGTCCGAATTTCTTCTATTTTCTTTTTCGTCCTACCCTTGTTAAAAAAATGAATAACAAGAATTACTAATATGAAGCCTATTAGTCCAAAAATAAGATACTCCATCTTGTTATTCTCGTTCGTTTAATCTTGTTCTTGTAACTACACTGTCCAAATGGC encodes the following:
- a CDS encoding DUF3825 domain-containing protein, whose amino-acid sequence is MNEEWGNDNYALEKYLAVQIPWSIEQGQFTTSDRQWYVTAGNLQTRYGTPLYLVIERNQMANRQPWYLRKIGSQISAPSLPSAPQIPDRPNIPLGAEIVMMHDHILGDNDERVSFLQEAPPVAQMCAIAGAIQWSLNRNLQLSYWYFGKMQFIVPLYLKSRENIAQMPDLVAPIQINPDNLLVRTVLAPHMPYANARVSVRRHDQLPPWLIDSWREYSTQLDREDIENPERDIES
- a CDS encoding trypsin-like peptidase domain-containing protein, with the protein product MKWEGDCINGKANGFGKLTKYKNGEYESTYEGEYQNGIRQGKGTFSHKDGSVFKGTFLNGQLIGFGSVTTDEGSKYEGEFINYRRHGKGILTLPNGSVLDGFFVSDRLHTGKYKNFDGTETYLQEYVPVPKISEKQSGYKPEIGTRLTEYFNADWKRCTQKEAAYYRLVTYEAPNKPKGIIKDYYITGELQSEFFAVYLDYDDEGKNFHEYEATWYFKNGKIQQKRYYMNNRINGKNTFYYDNGQIAQEANYNYGILNGEYKQWHKTGKPRLLALYENGNLVDNKYVEYDENGLGALVYTENFTLNKDIWVSKVASSESSINPSNQLLLSLPKTESIARWNYITLDQKSSYSIECIIHKTKGKGQEGYGLLFGFKDWNNYFSFVISEYGSYKITGYFEGVQLKIADWTKSNVINTGNKRNMLKVFKFEDEFIFSINGQVVHRDKPKDLRGNYHGILATGIGEYILENLIIKEFLSKEELEAKAPKESKGDNWKGNGSGFFINENGYIATNYHVIQDANDIQIEYFQKGTKHIYKAKVIVSDKQNDLAIIKIDDPNFKKLNKIPYVFSTNIKDVGTSVFALGYPIANVMGEEVKFTDGKISSKTGIQGDVTVYQISAPIQPGNSGGPLFDEKGNLVGITSSGLNREFFKSENVNYAIKSTYLKNLIDVMPESINLPNDSEITLKPLTEKVKLLSDYVPLIRIR